A genome region from Lucilia cuprina isolate Lc7/37 chromosome 3, ASM2204524v1, whole genome shotgun sequence includes the following:
- the LOC124418748 gene encoding visual system homeobox 2-like produces the protein MSSLAGKDFSLDGLNGFANKKKKKKRRHSRTIFTSYQLEKLEEAFKEAHYPDVYAREMLSLKTELPEDRIQVSGEPMKFNTFFSKTYYHNK, from the coding sequence GTTCTCTAGCCGGTAAAGATTTCTCTCTGGATGGTCTCAATGGATTTgcgaacaaaaagaaaaagaagaaacgaCGACATAGTCGTACAATATTCACCAGTTATCAATTGGAAAAGTTAGAAGAAGCTTTTAAAGAGGCACACTATCCAGATGTATATGCACGTGAAATGTTGTCTTTGAAAACAGAACTACCTGAGGATCGTATACAAGTAAGTGGAGAACCaatgaaatttaatacttttttttcaaaaacctaCTACCACAATAAATAA